One Epidermidibacterium keratini DNA segment encodes these proteins:
- a CDS encoding barstar family protein translates to MIADLPEGESVAATTDRLRRDGRAVDLVPEAADKGELLDAFARALSLPAYFGHNLDALNDSLGDLHPGEPTTVVWLAGRIERDDPKLYGTVRQILEQSLPNDVDVLICHR, encoded by the coding sequence ATGATTGCCGATCTTCCCGAGGGCGAGTCCGTGGCGGCGACGACCGACCGGCTGCGACGCGACGGACGCGCCGTCGATCTCGTGCCGGAGGCAGCGGACAAGGGCGAGCTGCTCGATGCCTTCGCCAGAGCGCTGTCGCTTCCGGCGTACTTCGGGCACAACCTCGATGCCCTCAACGACTCGCTCGGTGACCTGCATCCGGGCGAGCCGACGACGGTGGTGTGGCTTGCCGGCCGGATCGAACGCGACGATCCGAAGCTCTACGGCACCGTGCGCCAGATCCTGGAACAGTCGCTGCCGAACGATGTGGACGTGCTGATATGCCATCGGTGA
- a CDS encoding DUF1707 SHOCT-like domain-containing protein produces MSSENAAGDPGEIRVGDAERRAVIERLEIAHSDGQIDLDELDERSKAAVAARTRSDLTALTADLPTSSSAGAGALASAPAATPARRSQDGEAKVARSMFKNAVRGFVFVALICNIVWLATSLGNDEGFDNYWPIWPMMGLSIAVIGTYFNYQRAKDQ; encoded by the coding sequence ATGAGCAGCGAAAACGCGGCCGGCGACCCGGGCGAAATCCGCGTCGGCGACGCGGAACGGCGCGCAGTCATCGAGCGACTCGAGATCGCGCACAGCGACGGACAGATCGACCTCGACGAGCTCGACGAGCGCTCGAAGGCGGCCGTCGCCGCTCGTACCCGCAGTGACCTCACGGCGCTCACTGCGGACCTTCCGACTTCCTCGTCCGCCGGAGCTGGCGCACTGGCGTCGGCCCCGGCGGCAACGCCCGCACGCCGCTCCCAGGACGGCGAGGCGAAGGTCGCGCGCAGCATGTTCAAGAACGCCGTCCGCGGCTTCGTTTTCGTGGCGCTGATCTGCAATATCGTCTGGCTGGCGACGTCGCTGGGCAATGACGAGGGATTCGACAACTACTGGCCCATCTGGCCGATGATGGGACTGAGCATCGCCGTCATCGGCACCTACTTCAACTACCAGCGGGCCAAGGACCAGTAG
- a CDS encoding ribonuclease domain-containing protein yields the protein MTAPSRPSRTNLSARGWSTIVVAILLVAGLWWLSSGAGDPDPDPASGSKVSSSAPSQTGGYDGTQQAKPSQQTQQTEGGGEQTDPVSGLPVIAQADLPPEAIETMALIEQDGPFPYGKDGAVFSNFEGILPDEKSGYYREYTVPTPGEDDRGARRIVTGQDGEMYYTADHYESFSLIEGTR from the coding sequence GTGACCGCACCGTCGCGTCCGTCGCGCACCAATCTGTCCGCGCGAGGCTGGAGCACCATCGTCGTCGCGATCTTGCTGGTCGCCGGCCTGTGGTGGCTGTCCAGCGGCGCCGGTGACCCCGACCCCGACCCGGCGAGTGGCTCGAAGGTCTCCTCGAGTGCCCCGTCGCAGACCGGCGGGTACGACGGCACCCAGCAGGCCAAACCGAGCCAGCAGACCCAGCAGACTGAGGGCGGGGGAGAGCAGACCGACCCGGTGTCCGGACTGCCGGTGATCGCGCAGGCCGACCTGCCGCCGGAGGCCATCGAGACCATGGCGCTGATCGAGCAGGACGGGCCGTTTCCCTATGGCAAGGACGGCGCGGTGTTTTCCAACTTCGAGGGCATCCTGCCCGACGAGAAGTCTGGCTATTACCGCGAGTACACCGTGCCCACACCCGGCGAGGACGACCGCGGCGCGCGGCGCATCGTGACCGGCCAGGACGGCGAGATGTACTACACCGCAGACCATTACGAGTCGTTCTCGCTGATCGAGGGCACCAGATGA
- a CDS encoding zinc-binding dehydrogenase — protein MFSVYVTKPNPEDPLAALELGDRPDPEVPEGWSRVKVKAASLNHHDVWSLRGVGLPEERMPMILGTDAAGVDDDGNEVLVHSVISSPGWSGDETYDPKRSLLSEVHQGTFAEYVVVPTANLVPKPAELSFEEAACLPTAWLTAYRMLTHDSNLNPGDTVLIQGASGGVATAAMAIARAIGLQVWVTGRTEEKRDGALQHGAHQAFESGAKLPGKVDAVIETVGEATWSHSLRSLRPGGTLVISGATSGPNPKADLNRVFFLQMRIIGSTMGTREELGALLNLCRISGLRPSIAEVLPLTDARDGFAAMVDGNTNGKIVFTN, from the coding sequence ATGTTCTCCGTCTACGTCACCAAGCCGAATCCCGAAGACCCGCTAGCCGCCCTGGAGCTGGGCGACCGGCCCGATCCCGAGGTTCCCGAGGGCTGGTCGCGCGTGAAGGTCAAGGCCGCCTCCCTCAACCACCACGACGTTTGGTCGCTGCGCGGCGTCGGCCTGCCCGAAGAGCGCATGCCGATGATCCTCGGCACCGATGCCGCCGGCGTCGATGACGACGGCAACGAGGTGCTCGTCCACTCCGTCATCTCCAGCCCCGGCTGGAGCGGCGATGAGACCTACGACCCCAAGCGCTCCCTGCTGTCGGAGGTGCACCAGGGCACCTTCGCCGAGTACGTCGTCGTACCGACCGCCAACCTTGTTCCCAAGCCGGCCGAGCTGTCGTTCGAGGAAGCGGCCTGTCTGCCGACCGCATGGCTGACGGCCTACCGCATGCTCACCCACGACTCCAACCTCAACCCCGGCGACACGGTGTTGATCCAGGGCGCCTCCGGCGGCGTCGCGACCGCCGCGATGGCGATCGCGCGGGCCATTGGCCTGCAGGTGTGGGTCACCGGCCGCACCGAGGAGAAGCGCGACGGGGCCCTGCAGCACGGCGCTCACCAGGCCTTCGAGAGCGGGGCAAAGCTGCCCGGCAAGGTCGATGCCGTGATCGAGACCGTCGGTGAGGCCACCTGGTCGCACTCGCTGCGCTCGCTGCGCCCCGGCGGCACGCTCGTCATCTCCGGTGCAACCAGCGGACCGAACCCGAAGGCCGACCTCAACCGGGTCTTCTTCCTGCAGATGCGCATCATCGGCTCGACGATGGGCACCCGCGAGGAGCTTGGTGCGCTGCTGAACCTCTGCCGCATCAGCGGGCTGCGCCCGAGCATCGCTGAGGTTCTGCCGCTGACCGATGCCCGCGACGGCTTCGCAGCGATGGTTGACGGCAACACGAACGGCAAGATCGTCTTCACCAACTAG
- a CDS encoding aldehyde dehydrogenase family protein: protein MTLHTTLDTDTTDTATTDTDVPEWKMLIGGEWVEAVDGAWTDVTCPSRANVVLARVPDGKAADIDRAVQAAGAAQPAWAGAHFKERQNALLKIADAIEAQGEDFSRLTAQDTGNAIRTQARPETATLVSLFRYFGGIAGEFKGTTLPAGDDQLQYTRLQPLGVVGAILPWNSPLMIAGMKIPAALATGNALVVKPAEDAPLTILKLAEVCSEFLPAGVLNVVTGDGETAGEAISTHPGIAKVSFTGSTSVGKHVAETAGARLAHVSLELGGKSPNIIFPSAATPERIEQTAEGALLAMRFTRQGQSCTAGSRLFVHEDVFDEFLDVLAAKVQALKVGDPLDDETDMGSIINESQYCQVRDYVDEGKKQDGVKVVLDGSDYTPEGLQGFYQGPTILANVDNSWRIAREEVFGPVLVAIPWRDVDDVITQANDSTYGLAAFVWSQQLDEAIETAQRIDSGWVQVNQGGGQVIGQSYGGFKESGIGREFSLEGAIESFTQTKQINVKLG, encoded by the coding sequence ATGACGCTGCACACCACCCTCGACACCGACACAACCGACACCGCGACAACCGACACCGACGTACCCGAGTGGAAGATGCTGATCGGCGGTGAGTGGGTCGAAGCCGTGGACGGCGCCTGGACGGACGTCACCTGCCCGTCGCGGGCGAACGTTGTGCTTGCGCGGGTGCCGGACGGCAAAGCCGCGGACATCGACCGGGCGGTCCAGGCGGCCGGCGCCGCTCAGCCGGCGTGGGCCGGAGCGCATTTCAAGGAGCGCCAGAACGCGTTGCTGAAGATCGCCGACGCGATCGAGGCGCAGGGCGAGGACTTCTCGCGGCTCACCGCGCAGGACACCGGCAACGCGATCCGCACCCAGGCGCGCCCGGAGACCGCGACTTTGGTCTCGTTGTTTCGCTACTTCGGCGGTATAGCTGGAGAGTTCAAGGGTACGACGCTGCCCGCCGGTGACGACCAGCTGCAATACACGCGGCTGCAGCCGCTCGGCGTGGTCGGCGCGATCCTGCCGTGGAACTCACCGCTGATGATCGCGGGCATGAAGATTCCGGCAGCGCTGGCAACCGGCAACGCGCTCGTGGTGAAGCCGGCAGAGGACGCGCCGCTGACCATCCTGAAGCTGGCCGAGGTCTGCAGCGAGTTCCTGCCGGCCGGCGTACTCAACGTCGTCACCGGCGACGGCGAGACCGCCGGCGAGGCGATCTCGACGCACCCGGGGATCGCGAAGGTGTCGTTTACCGGCTCGACCTCGGTCGGCAAGCACGTCGCGGAGACCGCCGGCGCCCGTCTCGCGCATGTCTCGCTCGAGCTGGGTGGCAAGAGCCCCAACATCATCTTCCCGTCGGCGGCCACGCCCGAGCGCATCGAGCAGACCGCCGAAGGGGCGCTGCTGGCAATGCGCTTCACTCGCCAGGGGCAGTCGTGCACCGCGGGATCGCGACTGTTCGTGCACGAGGACGTCTTCGATGAGTTCCTCGACGTACTCGCGGCGAAGGTGCAGGCCCTGAAGGTCGGCGACCCGCTTGACGACGAGACCGACATGGGCTCGATCATCAACGAGTCGCAGTACTGTCAGGTCCGCGACTATGTCGACGAAGGCAAGAAGCAGGACGGGGTCAAGGTCGTGCTCGACGGCAGCGACTACACACCGGAGGGCCTGCAGGGCTTCTACCAGGGACCGACGATCCTCGCGAACGTCGACAACAGCTGGCGGATCGCTCGCGAGGAGGTCTTCGGACCGGTGCTGGTCGCGATCCCCTGGCGCGACGTCGATGACGTGATCACCCAGGCCAACGACTCGACCTACGGTCTGGCGGCGTTCGTGTGGTCGCAGCAGCTTGACGAGGCGATCGAGACCGCCCAGCGGATCGACTCCGGCTGGGTGCAGGTCAACCAGGGTGGCGGTCAGGTGATCGGCCAGTCGTACGGTGGCTTCAAGGAGTCCGGCATCGGTCGCGAGTTCTCGCTTGAGGGCGCGATCGAGTCGTTCACGCAGACCAAGCAGATCAACGTGAAGTTGGGATAG
- a CDS encoding amidohydrolase produces MAAEHILDRVLAGQESIQSWQDELYVHFHRNPELSFVEHETHDRIAEELRAIGVDEIEEHIGGTGLVGVLRNGDGPTILMRADIDALPVQELTGLDYASTAVGTSFDGETSPVMHACGHDVHISALLGAVRLLADHRDAWSGTFVALFQPAEERAGGAMAMVNDDLVGRIPRPDVAFAQHVGPKPAGQVHACIGSAYSRADSIKVTVFGRGGHGSAPHTTVDPAVLAAMIVLRLQTIVSRETRPGEFAVVTVGRLQVGTKVNIISDRAVLDVNVRSYDDDVHARLLAAIERIVRAECEASGSPTEPTFEYYDRFPVTVNDVEVTERVRSAFASAFGDHYVEDLPTTGSEDFSEIPKAFEIPYCYWNVGGVDRETYRDAKKRGVLASEIAGNHSPFFAPVMHPTLQAATKTIVVVALDWLGTEA; encoded by the coding sequence ATGGCAGCGGAGCACATCCTCGATCGAGTCCTGGCCGGCCAAGAGTCGATTCAATCGTGGCAAGACGAGCTATATGTGCACTTTCACCGCAATCCGGAGCTCAGCTTCGTCGAGCACGAGACGCACGACCGGATCGCCGAGGAGTTGCGCGCCATCGGCGTCGACGAGATCGAGGAGCACATCGGCGGCACCGGTCTGGTCGGCGTACTGCGCAACGGCGACGGCCCGACGATCCTGATGCGCGCCGACATCGACGCGCTTCCCGTGCAGGAGCTGACCGGTCTCGACTACGCGAGTACGGCGGTCGGCACGTCCTTCGACGGCGAGACCTCGCCGGTCATGCATGCCTGCGGACACGACGTACACATCTCTGCACTGCTTGGGGCGGTGCGTCTGCTTGCCGACCATCGCGACGCGTGGTCGGGCACCTTCGTCGCGCTGTTCCAGCCGGCCGAGGAGCGCGCCGGCGGCGCGATGGCGATGGTCAACGACGACCTGGTGGGACGCATCCCGCGACCGGACGTCGCCTTCGCCCAGCACGTCGGGCCTAAGCCCGCCGGGCAGGTGCACGCGTGCATCGGTTCGGCGTACTCGCGGGCCGACAGCATCAAGGTCACCGTCTTCGGCCGCGGCGGACACGGCAGTGCCCCACACACGACGGTGGATCCCGCCGTACTCGCCGCGATGATCGTGCTGCGCCTGCAGACGATCGTCTCGCGCGAGACCCGGCCCGGCGAGTTCGCCGTGGTGACGGTCGGCCGCCTGCAGGTGGGCACGAAGGTCAACATCATCAGCGACCGCGCCGTACTCGACGTCAACGTCCGCTCGTACGACGACGACGTGCACGCCCGGCTGCTGGCGGCGATCGAGCGGATCGTGCGGGCCGAGTGCGAGGCGTCCGGATCACCGACCGAGCCGACGTTCGAGTACTACGACCGCTTCCCGGTCACCGTCAACGACGTCGAGGTGACCGAGCGGGTGCGCTCTGCGTTTGCCTCAGCCTTCGGTGACCACTACGTCGAGGACCTGCCGACGACGGGCTCGGAAGACTTCAGCGAGATCCCGAAGGCGTTCGAGATTCCCTACTGCTATTGGAATGTCGGCGGCGTCGACCGGGAGACCTACCGCGACGCGAAGAAGCGCGGCGTACTCGCCAGCGAGATCGCCGGCAACCACTCCCCCTTCTTCGCGCCGGTCATGCACCCGACGCTGCAGGCCGCGACCAAGACGATCGTGGTCGTCGCGCTCGACTGGCTCGGCACGGAAGCCTGA